Genomic window (Gadus chalcogrammus isolate NIFS_2021 chromosome 3, NIFS_Gcha_1.0, whole genome shotgun sequence):
CCGGTAGGATCGGGAGTCCTCGTCTGGCACCGAGTGCTTTGGTGGCAGACTACGACAAAAAGGATATCGCTATCTGGGCCACTGTACCATCAATCGTTATAATAAGTGTCGATGTGGTGACTTTTATTTCTTTCGACACGAGATCGACTACGAATATAGCAGAACAAATGAAATATTCGGCGGTTCACGGTGGATCACCGCTGGTGTCGGGTAATGTCGGGCAGACGGagttacctcctcctcctcctcctcctctggcctaGCAGACACACGTTGTAACGTTACCTCAAAAAACGCCGTTTATCCTCGTCTGATCTCCCGTCATATCCAATTTGCTTCAAACAAATGTAATTGTAACAAACTTCCGCAACGGTGGCCATGTATTATATTCCCGCACGGAAGATTTACGACTcggttttgtattttttattataagAAGAAGGGGTCGTAGCACTCCATCTTTGGCGGACATCAACAGGTCATCCCGGGACACAAATGCTCCACTGTGGGCGAGCCAGACGAATGGATCCGGCATGTCGAGAGCATAGATGGCATTGCACCACGTACCACATAACATATCCAAAAAACCTTTACCGACATGCAACTGCATGTATTATTTATGATTATGCATATTTTGTATCTAACCAGAATAAAACGCAACGTATTTAAAATCACCTCCTTAGTCAGCTTTATAAAGTTCAGGAATGCAAACCGAGGCAGCGGGAGGACTCATCCGTCACCCCCGAGAAGAAAGCGGACAGCCCGGGGCGACGAGTGTGTGTGAAGTggtttaagttttgttgctggTGCTCCTAGGGGCCCATCCCCCATAGCACACCTTCCCAAAAACAATAGCTACCCCCTTCCAAATTTATCAAGAGAGACAAATTAAAAAAGTAAACCCGCGAACTGCCACGCTCACCTCGGCCGACCCACTTTCCCAACACTTTAATGAACTATGCGTCGATGTTAAACACTCACCCCGCTGTTGTATTCCGCTGCAAAGTGTTTCAATGGAGTAGCTGCACAGAAGCGATCTCTCCCTTCGCCTCGCTACGGGCAGCCATTCATTGTGACTGAgccagcatgcacacacacacacacagacacacacacgcgcagacgtACACGCAagcaatacacacagacacacacaggccaaccGCAGAACCCAGAGCTATCGAGGGGAAAGGCAAATCTAGTGTTCCCAGGGGTTGCAGAGATCACAGAGTCACTGATCGACCAGACAGAAagacggaaagacagacagggagacatcGTCCCCAATCGACCCGGCAGTCTGTTGCCCcgcccttcacacacacacacacacacacacacacacacacacacacacacacacacacacacacacacacacacacacacacacacacacacacacacacacacacacacacacacacacacacacacacacacacacttacctagGGTTTAAGGGTTAAACCGTGTCCTTCTTTTTGTATCTTTGTGAGACTCCGCTTTTGCCTCGAGTTTGCCGAAATGCCGAAATAATGTAATCCTAATAATTCTGTAGGTGAGTCCTCCGGGGGTGTCTATAGGTACTGCGAGCATTGAATACTAACTAGGATGTGACTGCATCCCAGCAGCACGCCAGGAGGGGGAAATGGGCTATATGCGCCGTAGTCTCCGTCATGACAAACGTTTTTAACGCTCCCGTGTAGAATGCATGGCATGGCTCTCCGCAGAGACGATACGAGGAGAGCGCCCCCAAGCCACATTATTCCCATTTAACGAAGACGTGCAATTACATTGCATGGCATAGAACCCTCACCCAAGACAAAGACAGATAGAGTTAAATACAGACGTACAGACAAATAGATTAAACGATATACATGTAATCagcatacatttttatttgtaatgccAGCGCTCTGGGAATAGAAAGACAGATAACCAGATCTACTGACAGATATAATATTACAGATATTAATATGTATGCacaaatatatgtataatatatatatatatatatatgtataacatcatatatacatatatatatatatatatatatgtataacatcatgtatacatatatatgcacacatacgtatgtatacataattaacatacatatatatatgtatgttaaatatataaatgtgtgtgtgtgtgtttatatattaacTTGTAATATGTATTATCATTTAACGTAtaatgtaaaaacaaaaaataattgcATTATATCATGACTAGAATTATAACATTCACATAGTGAGTGGACCAGTAGTGCATCGGATTTGTGTCACCATCTGTCCTTACGTTACCATCAGGTAAATATGACATGGGGGCGCGTTCCTTATGTCCGCTTCGGCTTCCGTAGTTGTGGTGGTCTGAAAAATGTCTGCCTCCATGTGACAACGTGAGTGGAGCAAACCATAGACTTGAACTCGTTCATTAGGAAGGTAAACAGCGAACAATCATCCAGTATCGCTGTTACTTCGTCTGCTGGTACATTGAAAAAAAACTTCACATTAGTGTTCGTCAAAGAAAACGCCACAGGTATTTTCCATGTCTGTTGTTATAGGTTAGCGAGCAATCTTTTCATCTATGTTTTCTCTTAGACCTGTCTACAAAGTGGTTACAGTGAATGCTTATTCAGTTTAACTGACTACTATGGCCCATTATTGACACGCATATGCACATAGCTTGCCTTAAGCCATCTTGTATTTGTATGACGTTGATAACACTTCACTGTGGTCTTGCGAGGCTGAGTTAATGGACGAGAATGTAAACATTAATTTACCGGTATTGTGATTTTTCAGGAGGCGCTCCCTATGTTGTTGTGTACCCCGCGGTTCATCCCCTCCGTCATCTCCCATCACCTGACTAGCATCAGAATACATTTAGGAAGAAAAAAGCAGCGGTTGGCCGAAGGTAGTTTAGCCATCACTAGAGGACTCGGATCAATGGAAACTACACCATCCTCTACAGATACCAAAGTCACATCCATGGAAGCCGAGATGAACGCCGAGCCACAAGTCACAGCGTCCTTTGCACCGTCATCGGAACGTCCAGACACGTCCACCGACCGGGATAAGTTGATCGAACTGTTGCCAGGGGAGACGGTGGTAAAGGAGGGCAAGGCGGCAATACTGTTTCCCAGCGCAAATGAAGTGTTTTACAACCCAGTTCAGGAATTCAACAGGGATTTGACGTGAGTAGTACAcagtggaacacacacagacacatatagacTCACTTCCCTCCACCACGCAAACCTGTTACATCTATAGTCATACAAAAAACATCAGCTCACCCATTCAAGTTAATCATCCCTAATTCACTCCAATTATCTTTGACACGCTCATCCACTCATGGTGCACTTCAGGGTggactcactcattcacacatcgTTGTTTACCATCATCCTCACTCGTATTGCCCTTGAACGAAATCCCTGTCTGTGCTtctgctcctcccccaggtGTGCCGTCCTAACAGAGTTTGCCAGGGAGTGGATGGCTAAGAAGGGGGTGAAGCTGTTGGTGcccggggagaaggagaggatggTGGTCTCTCTGTccgaggaagagaaggagagcgcGAGTGGGCTGGCggcggaggagcaggagatggaggaggaggaggaggagaaggagaagaaaaatgGAGAGGAAGAGCTCACTGCCACAGCAACCGCAGGCGAGATATGTGAGGTAAGGAGGGGTTGTTGTGTCAGAGCTGAGTCTTATTCTTCCTCTATGATTCCACCCCTTCAAGTCAGTTAGGTCAATAGTGTGTTAGAGTATGTTAGGTTGCAGTATGTTGGGCTGCTTGGTATTGTAGGATGTTTTCTTGGTATGTTAGGTGCTTGGTATGTTAGGTGGCATAGTTTGTCCGGGTGCTTAGTGTTGGGTTGTAGAGTATGTTGGGGTGCTTGGTGTGTTGGGGTGCTTGGTGTGTTGGGGTGCTTGGTGTGTTGGGATGCTTGGGGTGTTGGGGTGCTTTCTTGGTGTGTTGGGGTGCTTTCTTGGTGTGTTGGGGTGCTTGGGGTGTTGGGGTGTTGGGGTGCTTGGTGTGTTGGGGTGCTTTCTTGGTGTGTTGGGGTGTTTTCTTGGTGTGcttggtgtgtgggggtgttggggTGCTTTCTTGGGGTGTTGTGGTGcttggtgtgtgggggtgttttgtATGTTGGGTTGCATAGTGTGTCCGGGGGCTTAGTTTGTTAGGTTGCTTAGTATGTTAGGGTGTTTGCTTTGTGTGTTCAGCTGCTAAGTATATTTGGGTGCTTGCTATGTTAGGGTGCTTAGTAAGGTGCTGGTTAGCCTGCTCGGTGTGTTAGGCTGCTTGGTGTCTTAGGCTGCTTGGTGTGTTAGGCTGCTTGGTGTCGTAGGCTGCTTGGTGTCGTAGGCTGCTTGGTGTCGTAGGCTGCTTGGTGTCGTAGGCTGCTTGGGGTCGTAGGCTGCTCGGTGTcttaggggccactcacactaggacCGTTTGCCTGTTCTGTGCTGCAGggagattcagcacgattcccccccctccccactccccccgctggcccgtggtcacactgctcccaaaggccgtggcctcggcacgattgctccttcacgcatacgtcatcacgtcgttaaacgataaatacgtcatcaccaagcgtcctcgccgccataacaacaatggagaacaacaacgtgaatgctgtcgtcggcccaaatttcaagtaaacactcaacttcactatcgcaccaacgtaaacccactcgtgaaccgcttgcggccattgtttaaaatgattgttgtggggagaaagggcatggacctataaagaaagaagggtcgcagCCTACGACACCAAGCAGCCTAAcacgcaaggactacgtcatccagctcacgttgcgtatccgccGTTAGCAtttgtactttggccacggcccacctctcccaagtgtgccgtggccaaggggctgttccgtgctggaatacggattgcgtggtcacactagcctaacgttctagactttagtatgcaaatgagctcgggcacggggccgcggccctagtgtgagtggccccgtccacacggagccgaaacgggcgaaaccgatCCGGTTTCattttatgcggttcaggaatatctctgtaaagacggagtcattgcaaaaccgcatcgagctgtagaaacactgtagtaaatattcaaggcgctggttctccacagaataaagtggagcgcatcaagactgcacgcatcaagcctgcgcgcatatagcctgcgcgctgtatacaaacattcttCAGGAGGAtatcaaccttttaaattgagcagaaatactttttaatgtacagctagtaattacatttatcaaggggatttatttaaagctacaaaaagaatgcaaataaaataataaataataaattcaacCCAACTCTGACGTCCCGCAACTGGTGACGTCATCTTTGCGTTttaggcgtccacacgaatcctaacacgaaaccgcataggtccggatagattttAAACCACCtacgagggtggtttcagaaatgtgcggtttcgtgCACCGtattcgccggctccgtctggtcGGCCaaaacgcacaagacttatgtggtttcaccaaaaaaaacGGCTCTGTGTGGACTGCTAGGCTGCTTGGTGTCGTAGGCTGCTTGGTGtcttacaattacaattagggcatttatcagacgcttttatccaaagcaacttacatcggttagtacacacattgacaaaccgacggcagagtcccatgcaaggcgacagcaagCTCGTCAGGAGAACCTGCTGAGCTTAGTTTTCGATGCCAAAGTATCCACTCAGCGTGGGCATTCATAAATGATGGTATCATCCAAGGCCATTCAATAATGGCATTGGAAATTGTTGAGCCCTGTGGAGAACATCTGACCGCAAGTTGACACAACGTGCAATTTCACGCATGCGATAGGGTGTCATACTGTAATGGAGACTGGACTCCATGCTCAGGAGCACCAACTGTTTAATAAACGAAAAAATCCAGACCGACCAAACGAAAGAAGTGTTTAAAGTCTCTATATTCATCTCGAGGGAAGGCTGCTCTGCAGTGCTAACTCAATGCTGTTGTGTTAGCAGATTCCGAGGAGTCTGGGATGTAGTGATATATTGTGGGGTCTATGGTCTTTTAATGTGATAAAGGCCTAGCTTGTGCATAATGTCTTGCACAGCGTTTAGTTCCTGGTCTAGCACACAGCATTACAGTAAAGTTTCATTAGGCTGCCCTGGATAAAAAGGAACAGGAAATGCTGTATCATGATGTTCCCATTGATAATGACTTATTTAATTTGTTATGCATTTGTCAGCGAATAGCAAGTCTGTGAGTAGTTTGTACAAAATCCCAAGAGATTAGGATGTTTTAGATGACCCTCAACCATCTACTTGACCAGGTTCTACGTCAGAAATATGATGACTGATCGCATATGCctgaagtgtgtttgttttatataGAGAGCCACTTAGTCACCGCAGAGCTCCCCACACCAGACAATACTATGGTCCATATTATGAGCTGAAATATTTAGTTGAGTTTCATCATTTAGCAGCCACAAAAGCCACTTTACCCAAAGCCACTTAGAAGgaatacatgtcattaaggagctggtagcAGGGGGTTTACCCAAGGCTGCCTTTGGTAGACCGTGGACATGGGGGATTGAACACAGAACCTTTGGGCATTAATCCTGCCTCCCTGGCCTCAGAGTGAGATCTTCCCAACAATTTAGAGATGGCCCCAGACGTCTAGTCAAAGAATTTTGGCAGGAAATGTGATTGACGTTCAATTCTTCTGGGAGTCGGGCAAGCCGGAAGTCATCAGTGTCTTAAAATAAACTCTAAAAAATGCGAGTGGAAAGTTGTGTAACGGTGTCTGAAATCCGTCTGTGTTAATCAGATTTCtcaatgtgtaaaataatgctCGAAATGTGTACTGAGATTTGTAAATGTTTTGCGGTGTCTGGTTGTAACGCATTCTTTttgtatgaatatataaatTGACAATCCCTAACATTTCTTCATAAAATGTATAGTCCACACAGTGACCTTTTTTtatcttgtgttttattttacgTTATTCATTTGTGTGGCACATTTCAAGtacaacatcgctcattataattatcataagcAAGGACTGAACTAAAAGAGCATCGTAAATTTTGCGCAGCTCGTAACCATGGTGATCACACGCCAACAATCCTTCCTAGAACTCTTAGCCCTAAACTGATTGAATCTGAACTGAAACGGATGGTTCACTCACACTTGACTTGAAAAGTTGATTGAATGATACAATATGTTTTCTCTAAAGCCGTTGTTCCTCTCTGGGCTATTGTAGAAAAGACGGTGCAACATGGCAAGTTCTTTAGAAGAGGACCGACTCCCTGTGCAGTTATAAATGGCGCATAATAAACAGACGAAAGCACAACAATCATGGGATAATTTTCCTGCGATTTTAACCAAACTAAAACATACTGATgaatattattttccatttctaaGTATGTTCCGTTCAATCCCACAGAATTCTAAACGCTGCACTTAAATATATACAAGTGTAATTGAATCGGTGTTAATAAAAACAGGTGAACGTCATGCTCACTGAGTCGCCCCTCTGCTCTGCCCCCAGGACGGGCTGCGTGTGCTGGAGGGCCTCTCCGCGTCGGGCCTGCGCTCGGTGCGCTTCGCCCTGGAGGTCCCGGGCCTACGCAGCATCACCGCCAACGACTTCTCCTTCAAGGCCGCCGCGCTCATCTCCCGCAACGCCCGCTACAACGGCGTGGAGCACCTGGTGCAGACCAGCTGCAGGGACGCAAGGTGGGCTGCACCCACCCTTCACCCCCTGCCCTTCCCCTGTGGAGGTGCACTGCAACCCAGTCCACTAGCCAGATCCCCCTCCCTGGGAGGCGAGATGGCCACCAACCGACCTACCTACtattgtgtgtgtaaataatataataacagaATTATAAGCAAATTCTCATTATTTGATCTAGCCCACTTTTGAACGTGTCTACCTACATTTCTTGGAAGTAACGGAATTGGAATATCAATAAACGTTTTTCTTGTAATGTGGAGACAACTTAACAACTCAAACCTAGCGCAACACTGTTTATCATTAAAACCTTTTTCAATCAAAGAGCACCCTCTGTTCCGCCCCAGAacggggaggcagggaggcacACCTCTGCGCCTGCCTGCCGACTTCACAGCTAGCCTGCGAGCGGGCGCTACTATCACAGGCGATGTATGCTAATGAGCTGGCGGGTGCCTCTCGAGAGGGCGGGGGGAAGTGTAGGTGGGGGTAAGGAAGAGCGTCGATGTATTTCGTGCATATTCATAGCGTCTGGCGTTCTCCAGGAGGGCAAAAGGTGCGGCGatgtttccttttcttttttttatttaactgcTTTCTTTGTGTGGGAGGTGCACTTTTGAACAATGTTTTATTCAGCATGGAAGGAGTTGGAATGTGTCAACCCTTtcttttccgtgtgtgtgtgtgtgtgtgtgtgtgtgtgtgtgtgtgtgtgtgtgtgtgtgtgtgtgtgtgtgtgtgtgtgtgtgtgtgtgtgtgtgtgtgtgtgtgtgtgtgtgtgtgtgtgtgtgtgtgtgtgtgtgtcacacaaaaagcacatcatctctctctctctctccttttcccctCTGCAGCATGTTGATGTATGAGATGCGTGGGAAGAAGCAATCCTATGACGTCATCGACATTGACCCCTACGGAAGCCCCGCCTCTTTCCTGGACGCCGCCGTGCAGGCTGTCAGCGAGGGAGGTGTGTAACATGCCTCCTTCTtccattcctcctcctcaattCGCCTTCTCCTCCCATCCTCGACTGCCTCTgtatcctcctcccccttcttccttctcctcctacgCCTCCTCCATTTTCTTTTCAtcttcaccctcctccacctctctcagtCCGGTTGGACGGAAGTGGGCTGGTACTGTGCAGCAGTCGGTCTGTTCTTCAAACATGAAGAAGAAATCAAACGACCAAGGCGTGCAGGCAGGAAAGTGTAGAGCACGTGAGTGgtcagggtgtttgactccaagcCAAAAGGTTCCGGGTTCAAACCCCtctgtctacctgtaggcatccccccctccactcctgctccttcatgacattTATCTTAATTCACTAAgtcacttaaaaaaaaagtaggctAAAAGCATCTGCCGAATTAGGCCACAatcccctacctcctccttaatgacattGGTTTGAACATTGGTCCACCTTAACTTGCTTTGTGTGAAAACCACTGTTCCATAACACTGAACCTAGCCTGTATGCGTGAGCGGGGCGGCTCGCCTAGCTCTTCTCTGTGCCGAAGCGAGGCATCGTTTCTCACCTCGTACGAAACCACTCTCACCTCACGTTGTCTCGCTAGTGTACCAACACGCAGCGCTGCCATGCAAAGTGTATGCACACTAGGGTTCTGAAGTATGTGGGTGTGAAAACCACTGAAAGTTATTATTCAGCATGAGGTTTGGTGTCGATGAAAAATGGCACTTTATTTCTTACCGTAACATGAAATCTAAAATAAAGATGTCAAACTTTGTGAAGAGATCCGGCATTGACATCCATCAACGCACCACTTGTTCTTTTACACGGTAACCCCTCCCAGCTGGTGCACAGGGGAGTGTAAAACAAGTGCCTCGTTCGGATTGGAAGGCCTCTTCCTTCAGTCTGTAAATTCTCTGTCTTTCAGTCAGCATGTCTAACATGCTCTTCCTGTTGGCGTACTGTTGTCTTTACTCTATGTCTGTACCgctctctctactctctgtaCCACTCTCTCTATTCTGTGTACCTCTCGGTCTTAGTTCGGAAGATCTTCAGTAAATGGGGAACCATTGTAACCACATAAGAAGAACAGAAATGTGCACGGTCCCTCTtatctctctttccatctccttCTGCCTCCATTAttattctctccttctctttccatctcgagagaggaagaagaaataTTTTGGGCTGTATTTCAATCTTACTCTTTCTTCATTTAGGTATTTGcgggatgaatgaatgacatCACTGTGTGACTATATCTTTGTTTTATTGCTCAGGATACTCGGAATCTGACTTAATGAAAGCCCATtacaattctctctctcactctgtgttttttatcggtctcttctctctctctgtctctgtctcttgtctGTGTGTTAAACGATGTCTCTCTCCTGCAGGGCTGCTGTGCGTAACATGTACAGACATGGCGGTGATGGCTGGGAACAATTCAGAGACGTGCTACAGTAAATACGGATCCATGTCCTTAAAGGCCAGATACTGCCATGAGATGGTGAGCTCGAGAGATTCACTCATTCCCCCACACACTTACACGTATCGGGGTCCATGCGTTCATACAAAGAACCATTCTCTTCATCCTTCTTTGTTCACCCATTAATCTCGCTGTCTTTCACTCAGGCTCGCACACTTCACGTAATCCTTTCAATCCAAGTTGTGGTGTAGAATTCCAGTTAAGGAAAGTAAAAGCATCATGGATTTACTCCTCAACGCACTGCAACGCACAGTTTTTAAAGGCTGCAATCGGAAGGTGGATTCCAAACCCCGGCATGGACTTTGTGAATCTTCTCTGGTCCTCGTGACATCACCCGGCGTGACTCTAACCCCTGATTGGCTGGTGTGTTGGCCTGCCCAGGCACTGCGCATCATCCTGCACAGCGTGGATCAGCGCGCAGCCGTGTACCAGCGCTACATCCGGCCGCTCATCTCCATCAGCGTGGACTTCTACATACGGGTCTTCATGCAAGTCCACACGGGCCAGGCCGTGGTCAAGAACTCTGCTaggtataaacacacacacacacacacacacacacacacacacacacacacacacacacacacacacacacacacacacacacacacacacacacacacacacacacacacacacacacacacacacacacacactaagatgcacacacacagagagacacagtcacacacacacagacagacagatctcACCCAataagacgcacacacagtcgAATCTCATccaaacagacacccacacagtcACATCTCACCCAAACAAACTAAAGGCGTACCCCCACacagtcactctctctcccatctcacAGAAACAAACTAGAGACGTACCCCCAcacagtcactctctctctctcccatctcacacaacacactctcctgcacaatgcacacacaaatggtttGTAGCTTAaaaccctttattttttttgtcggAGCACTTTGTTGGACCTTTTGCAAATCATTCaaatcacagtgtgtgtgtggtactctagtgtgtgtttctgtgtgttgcaGTAAACAGGCTCTGGTCTACAACTGTGTGGGCTGTGGCTCCTTCCACCTGCAGAGGATGGGCAAGAAGACCCCCAATGGAAAGCAGTAAGTCATTAAGTCTCGGTGCACTTAAAGGGTATGTCAAGCCATGTTTTAGCAGGAGAATATCCGCCTACGAGCCTCAGAAAATGGATCTGAACAAACCCACCTCACACTGTCTGGTGCCAGCGTGGGCAGCCAATAAGAAAAGCGACCAGTCTGGGGTTGGCATGGGCTCTCGAACCTGGTGATTTCGACAGGGTTGAAGATCGTTGAATGACACGCGTCGCAGTAAAATTAGGTGTTATTGTTCGCGTGGTATTGTTATACCGAGTCCAGTGCAGGCAGCAGTATAATAGTATATTGGGGGCATGTAGGAAAAGTTTGACGAGTCTGGCTAAAGACCCTGCTGTCATCGAAGCCCTATGCGGCTCTTAATTGCCCACAAACCTGCCATTTATTCCATGTTGTCTGTGGTTTCTGGATTTCAGATTTTCAGGTTACTCTTAGCCAAAGATTGAGAACATTCTAGGCATTCAATCAATACTGAAGCAACTGAGAAACTTTAAGTGCTGCAAACAGCCTGTAGAGCAGCCCTTCTCAAACTGTTTTCATCCTGGGCCCTGTACTGCTGGACCCTCAGCCTATGGGGCCCACTGAGAACAAAAAATTGAAGACAGAACATTTTACAGTACTTTAATTGCCAAATTAATATTAACGTAAAGATCGAGTGGGTGGTTGGGTCAATCAATGTTCAGAGTGATGTGATTTGTTTGACTGCAAATCCTGCGGTC
Coding sequences:
- the trmt1 gene encoding tRNA (guanine(26)-N(2))-dimethyltransferase produces the protein MLLCTPRFIPSVISHHLTSIRIHLGRKKQRLAEGSLAITRGLGSMETTPSSTDTKVTSMEAEMNAEPQVTASFAPSSERPDTSTDRDKLIELLPGETVVKEGKAAILFPSANEVFYNPVQEFNRDLTCAVLTEFAREWMAKKGVKLLVPGEKERMVVSLSEEEKESASGLAAEEQEMEEEEEEKEKKNGEEELTATATAGEICEDGLRVLEGLSASGLRSVRFALEVPGLRSITANDFSFKAAALISRNARYNGVEHLVQTSCRDASMLMYEMRGKKQSYDVIDIDPYGSPASFLDAAVQAVSEGGLLCVTCTDMAVMAGNNSETCYSKYGSMSLKARYCHEMALRIILHSVDQRAAVYQRYIRPLISISVDFYIRVFMQVHTGQAVVKNSASKQALVYNCVGCGSFHLQRMGKKTPNGKHMKFSAATGPPVGTHCEHCGQRHQLGGPIWAEPLHDVSFVQKVLSAVSSNPSRFGTAKRIEGMLSMVTEELEDVPLYYTVDQLSSIVHCNTPPLLQFRSALLHAKHRVSLSHACKNAIKTDAPPSVIWDIMRSWEKANPVKREKLSETSPAFKILSKEPSLEACFTVREDANPQSRKQHLTRFQENPQAFWGPKARARSSGGITTELDEKRKMFQNKRKRHTTDLLRHKHQPCKRFKKGICTHGDKCCYSHDPELKDANKTD